Proteins from one Gimesia maris genomic window:
- the nusG gene encoding transcription termination/antitermination protein NusG gives MSNDSGSEPTSESPEGSEKRLWYVLKVQSNREKSIRDALLRGIKRDGLEEYFGEIIIPTEKVVETKGGKKRVFERKLYPGYLMIQVELNDDSWYLVRSTNGVGDFTGAAGKPIPMQEHEIARMLGREESKEETPVKIKLDFQVGDVVKVKDATFEGFEGTIDAVDEASGKVTVLIEIFSRPTPTELEYWQIEKV, from the coding sequence ATGAGTAATGATTCTGGTTCTGAACCGACCTCTGAAAGTCCGGAAGGCTCAGAAAAGCGCCTCTGGTACGTGTTGAAGGTGCAGAGCAACCGGGAGAAATCCATTCGAGACGCACTCTTACGTGGTATCAAACGGGATGGGCTGGAAGAGTATTTCGGGGAAATTATTATCCCCACAGAAAAAGTAGTTGAAACAAAAGGCGGAAAAAAGCGGGTCTTTGAGCGAAAGCTGTATCCAGGTTATCTGATGATCCAGGTGGAGCTGAATGATGACAGCTGGTATCTGGTGCGTTCCACAAATGGAGTCGGGGACTTTACCGGAGCAGCAGGCAAGCCGATTCCCATGCAGGAGCATGAGATTGCCCGTATGCTGGGCCGGGAAGAGTCAAAAGAAGAAACTCCGGTTAAAATCAAACTGGATTTTCAAGTGGGTGATGTTGTTAAGGTGAAGGATGCCACCTTCGAAGGGTTCGAGGGAACCATCGATGCGGTTGATGAAGCCAGTGGCAAAGTAACCGTCCTGATTGAAATATTCAGTCGTCCTACTCCGACGGAGTTGGAATACTGGCAAATTGAAAAAGTTTAG
- the secE gene encoding preprotein translocase subunit SecE, whose translation MAKSKAEQAFSATLVSGGLYKRNQGRLVRQLTAIGLVAISIFGAYSLYNVLPLGMSAGMQKGIAVAIVVVSTWLAYRVVNFPRFADFLISVEAEIGKVTWATWDQLWRSTTVVIVLMFFLAFLLLAFDVFWQWLFRLIRFLQI comes from the coding sequence ATGGCTAAATCCAAAGCGGAACAAGCATTTTCAGCCACACTGGTAAGTGGCGGTTTGTATAAACGAAATCAAGGGCGACTGGTCCGTCAGTTGACTGCGATTGGCCTGGTGGCAATTTCCATTTTCGGCGCTTATTCACTCTATAATGTGTTACCGCTGGGGATGTCTGCTGGAATGCAGAAGGGGATTGCTGTGGCGATCGTCGTGGTTTCTACATGGCTGGCGTATCGGGTGGTGAATTTTCCCCGTTTTGCTGACTTTCTGATCTCTGTAGAAGCGGAAATCGGCAAAGTGACCTGGGCGACCTGGGATCAGTTATGGCGGTCTACCACTGTCGTAATTGTGTTGATGTTTTTTTTAGCGTTTTTACTGTTGGCTTTTGACGTGTTCTGGCAGTGGTTGTTCAGATTGATTCGCTTTTTGCAGATCTGA
- the rpmG gene encoding 50S ribosomal protein L33 — MAREYVWLECTETGMRNYRVSKETRGSERLSLMKYCPKLRRHTLHKESRKK, encoded by the coding sequence ATGGCACGTGAATATGTATGGTTAGAATGTACTGAGACCGGAATGCGAAATTATCGGGTCAGTAAGGAAACTCGTGGCTCTGAGCGGCTTTCACTGATGAAGTACTGCCCTAAGTTGCGGCGTCACACTCTGCACAAAGAGTCTCGCAAGAAGTAA
- the tuf gene encoding elongation factor Tu yields MAKEVFERTKPHVNVGTIGHIDHGKTTLTTALLAVQSEKGLAQMKSYADVAKGGTVRDDTKTVTIAVSHVEYESETRHYAHIDCPGHADYIKNMITGAAQMDGAILVVSAADGPMPQTREHILLARQVDVPSLVVFLNKCDLVDDEELLELVEMEVRELLTKYGFDGDSITIVRGNAKGALDHPGDEKFNACIGELMDALDSDIEAPEREADKPFLMAIEDVFSIAGRGTVVTGRIEQGKITVGDKVEIVGLRDTQETTCTGVEMFQKTLNEGMAGDNVGILLRGTKKEDVERGQVLAAKGSIPPHTKFEGQVYVLSKDEGGRHTPFFNGYRPQFYFRTTDVTGSTTLMGGAEMCMPGDNVEVQVELGKPIAMSEGSRFAIREGGRTVGSGVVTKIVE; encoded by the coding sequence ATGGCTAAGGAAGTCTTTGAGCGAACAAAGCCGCACGTAAACGTAGGTACGATTGGACACATCGACCATGGTAAGACAACTCTGACAACAGCTTTGCTGGCGGTACAGAGCGAAAAGGGTCTTGCCCAGATGAAGAGTTATGCTGATGTTGCGAAGGGCGGAACCGTTCGCGACGATACCAAGACTGTGACAATTGCTGTGAGTCACGTGGAGTACGAAAGCGAAACTCGTCACTACGCTCATATCGACTGTCCCGGTCACGCCGACTATATCAAAAATATGATCACCGGTGCTGCCCAGATGGATGGTGCCATTCTGGTGGTCTCCGCTGCTGACGGCCCGATGCCTCAGACGCGTGAGCACATTCTGCTCGCTCGTCAGGTGGATGTGCCTTCGCTGGTTGTCTTTCTGAATAAGTGTGACCTGGTCGACGACGAAGAGTTGCTCGAGCTGGTTGAAATGGAAGTGCGCGAACTGCTGACCAAGTACGGTTTTGATGGTGATTCCATTACAATCGTCCGTGGTAACGCCAAGGGTGCTCTCGATCATCCTGGGGACGAGAAGTTCAATGCCTGTATCGGTGAGTTGATGGATGCTCTGGATAGCGATATCGAAGCTCCTGAACGTGAAGCCGACAAGCCATTCCTGATGGCGATTGAAGACGTGTTCTCGATCGCTGGTCGTGGTACTGTGGTAACCGGTCGTATTGAGCAGGGTAAAATCACTGTTGGCGACAAAGTAGAAATCGTTGGTCTGCGTGACACACAGGAAACAACCTGTACCGGCGTGGAAATGTTCCAGAAGACTCTGAACGAGGGTATGGCTGGTGACAACGTGGGTATTTTGTTGCGTGGTACCAAGAAGGAAGATGTCGAACGTGGTCAGGTTCTGGCTGCCAAGGGCTCCATTCCTCCGCACACCAAGTTCGAAGGTCAGGTATACGTGCTGAGCAAGGACGAAGGTGGTCGTCATACTCCGTTCTTCAATGGATACCGTCCTCAGTTCTACTTCCGTACTACGGACGTGACTGGTTCTACGACATTGATGGGTGGCGCAGAAATGTGTATGCCTGGTGATAACGTAGAAGTTCAGGTTGAACTCGGTAAGCCAATCGCCATGTCTGAAGGTAGCCGTTTCGCGATTCGCGAAGGTGGTCGTACCGTTGGTTCTGGTGTGGTTACCAAAATCGTTGAGTAA
- a CDS encoding sigma-70 family RNA polymerase sigma factor: MISSKYNNPAIKQLAEQQVKYAPHEVKLAQITRAEELLSEVEQDQEYSYPELCRRITTYRSELYPDLVISGTDVLHDVRCFIEDLSDSAEIEVEDVSEEVLTVQDLSKKFNISTKTVDRWRDKGLVSRRFRFNGRKRVGFLKSSVERFLQKNRGHIARSMNFSQLSDEDREEILRRARRLARYGGCPAEISRRIARHMNRSPETIRYTLKNFDRENPELAIFPNAPEKITDQQKRDIYNTFRRGIPVEKLARRYCRTKASIYRIISEARAARLHAQTIDYMHSDEFEQADADKVILGPPPEVDKAGEKVRTPPGLPPYLASLYSIPLLTREEEAYYFRKLNFLKYKAFQIQEQLDPNRPKARDMDQIEKLLDESTDVKNFLIRSNLRLVVSIAKRHIRPGGNFFEMVSDGNMSLIRAIEKFDYTKGNKFSTYASWAIMKNYARSIPAEYKVLDRFRTGNEELFFQSTDERESQYREELINQKQHAVIMSILDQLDGREKDILIYRYGLNARNEPQTLEQVGDRFGVTKERIRQLESRALKKLRRITQVERVEIPGI, from the coding sequence ATGATCAGTTCAAAATACAACAATCCGGCAATCAAGCAGCTGGCTGAGCAGCAGGTCAAGTACGCTCCTCATGAAGTCAAGCTGGCTCAGATCACGCGGGCAGAAGAACTCCTTTCAGAAGTCGAGCAGGATCAGGAGTATTCCTATCCGGAGCTTTGTCGACGGATTACGACATACCGTTCAGAGCTGTATCCCGATCTGGTGATATCTGGGACGGATGTATTGCATGATGTGCGGTGCTTTATTGAAGATCTTTCCGACAGCGCAGAGATAGAGGTTGAGGATGTTTCTGAAGAAGTTCTCACCGTGCAGGACTTAAGTAAGAAATTCAATATTTCAACCAAAACCGTTGACCGCTGGCGAGACAAGGGCTTGGTGAGTCGCCGGTTCCGGTTTAACGGGCGCAAACGTGTCGGCTTTCTGAAATCCTCCGTCGAACGCTTTCTTCAGAAGAACCGTGGGCATATTGCCCGCAGTATGAATTTCAGTCAGTTGAGTGATGAAGACCGTGAAGAGATCCTGCGTCGTGCACGACGTCTGGCCCGGTATGGCGGGTGCCCTGCCGAGATCAGCCGCCGCATCGCCAGGCATATGAATCGATCTCCTGAGACGATTCGTTACACGTTAAAAAACTTTGATCGGGAGAATCCAGAGTTGGCTATCTTTCCAAACGCTCCAGAAAAAATTACTGACCAGCAGAAGCGTGATATCTACAACACGTTTCGGCGGGGGATCCCTGTAGAGAAGCTGGCGCGACGTTATTGTCGTACCAAGGCCAGTATCTATCGGATCATTTCCGAGGCACGGGCTGCCCGTCTGCATGCTCAAACCATTGATTACATGCACAGCGATGAATTCGAGCAGGCTGATGCAGACAAAGTCATTCTGGGGCCACCTCCGGAAGTTGATAAAGCCGGTGAAAAGGTTCGTACTCCACCTGGACTGCCTCCTTATCTGGCGAGTCTGTATTCCATTCCGCTGTTAACGCGGGAAGAAGAAGCCTATTACTTCCGGAAGCTGAATTTCCTGAAATACAAGGCGTTTCAGATCCAGGAACAACTGGACCCGAACCGTCCCAAGGCCCGGGATATGGATCAGATTGAGAAGCTGCTTGACGAGAGTACTGACGTGAAAAACTTCCTGATCCGCAGTAACCTGCGCCTGGTGGTTTCGATCGCGAAGCGTCACATTCGTCCGGGAGGCAACTTCTTCGAAATGGTGAGCGACGGCAACATGTCGTTGATTCGTGCGATTGAAAAATTTGATTATACCAAAGGGAATAAGTTCTCCACATACGCCAGTTGGGCTATTATGAAGAACTATGCCCGTTCCATTCCAGCCGAATACAAAGTGCTGGATCGATTTCGGACGGGGAACGAAGAGTTGTTCTTCCAGTCGACCGACGAACGGGAAAGTCAGTATCGTGAAGAGCTGATTAACCAGAAGCAGCATGCTGTGATCATGAGTATTCTGGATCAGCTTGATGGTCGGGAAAAGGACATTCTGATTTATCGTTATGGCCTGAATGCCCGTAATGAACCTCAGACACTGGAGCAGGTCGGGGACCGTTTTGGCGTGACCAAAGAGCGGATCAGGCAGCTGGAGTCCCGTGCTCTGAAAAAACTGAGACGGATTACCCAGGTGGAACGGGTAGAGATTCCGGGTATCTAG
- a CDS encoding DUF1549 domain-containing protein, producing MLKRRSSSQWIILAALICLIISVPSSAAPKKRAAPKTPPLNLPPLKTQEQKMQLLGYIRQTMPTRRIAQRINFSSADLDQALEQELGPAAQTLAQTIDDETFIRRVSLDLTGQLPAPEKIEDFIKDQSRGKRSDLIDELLESPAYGRKWARYWTSVIFYESEANRRRVDPQALEDWLAEQFNKGAPWDYITVMLISATPERNKAVRNDYGQDFGPNNFVLACENKSTELASQTARIFMGISIKCAECHDHPFDNWKREQFHELAAFFHPYTYKMPDQTDPKIQTVVQPRFLLGEKPHEKMKADARRVSIAAYLAYNPKNYWFARAYVNRIWSELIGDGFYDVDSLGPDSEVIHKPVVNRIAANFRYKDFDPKWVFRLIMNSKVYQREMRTSNSAAELFTAVRPSRLRPDVIANSVENLIGEDQSIRKEIMQAFDMNPSLPQDALEGSIQQALLLMNNQELQTRLSQSELKQQLIKISSDTELVDSLYLNVLARHATPSERERNLSYLRDSEKREEAVDDLLWVLLNSTEFRTKR from the coding sequence ATGTTGAAGCGTCGCTCCTCTTCTCAATGGATCATTCTGGCTGCCTTGATTTGCCTGATTATTTCAGTCCCTTCTTCAGCAGCACCGAAAAAAAGAGCTGCCCCCAAAACACCGCCGTTAAATTTACCGCCGTTAAAAACCCAGGAGCAGAAAATGCAGCTGCTGGGCTACATCAGGCAGACGATGCCCACGCGTCGCATTGCGCAACGGATCAACTTCAGTTCAGCCGATCTGGACCAGGCATTGGAACAGGAACTGGGACCAGCTGCTCAGACGCTGGCACAGACGATTGATGATGAGACCTTCATCAGACGGGTTTCGCTGGATCTGACCGGGCAACTGCCTGCACCGGAAAAAATTGAAGACTTCATCAAAGACCAGAGTCGTGGCAAGCGGAGCGATCTCATTGATGAACTCCTGGAATCGCCGGCCTACGGTCGCAAGTGGGCACGCTACTGGACCTCGGTAATTTTTTATGAAAGCGAAGCAAATCGAAGACGCGTTGACCCACAGGCACTGGAAGACTGGCTGGCAGAACAGTTCAACAAAGGTGCCCCCTGGGATTACATCACGGTCATGCTGATCTCGGCAACTCCCGAACGGAATAAAGCGGTTCGCAACGACTACGGCCAGGACTTCGGCCCGAATAATTTTGTCCTCGCCTGCGAAAACAAGTCGACCGAACTGGCTTCTCAGACAGCCCGTATTTTCATGGGGATCAGCATCAAATGTGCCGAATGCCACGACCATCCTTTCGACAACTGGAAACGGGAACAGTTTCACGAACTGGCTGCTTTCTTTCATCCCTACACCTATAAAATGCCTGACCAGACTGACCCCAAAATACAGACTGTGGTTCAGCCCCGCTTTTTACTGGGTGAAAAACCACATGAAAAAATGAAAGCCGACGCACGCCGGGTCTCCATCGCGGCTTACCTGGCTTACAACCCGAAGAATTACTGGTTCGCCCGCGCATATGTGAATCGCATCTGGAGCGAACTCATCGGCGATGGGTTCTACGATGTCGACAGCCTGGGCCCCGACAGTGAGGTCATTCACAAGCCGGTCGTGAATCGCATTGCCGCCAACTTCCGCTATAAAGACTTCGACCCGAAATGGGTTTTCAGACTGATCATGAATTCCAAAGTCTATCAACGTGAGATGCGCACCAGTAACTCCGCCGCGGAACTGTTTACCGCAGTCAGACCCTCACGCCTGCGTCCCGATGTAATCGCCAATTCAGTCGAAAACCTGATTGGAGAAGACCAGTCAATCCGCAAGGAAATCATGCAGGCCTTTGATATGAACCCTTCTCTCCCGCAGGATGCCTTAGAAGGCAGTATCCAACAGGCACTGCTGCTGATGAATAACCAGGAACTGCAGACCAGACTCTCACAAAGCGAACTGAAACAGCAGCTGATCAAGATCTCTTCCGACACGGAACTGGTGGATTCACTGTATCTGAATGTACTGGCCCGACATGCTACACCGTCAGAACGGGAGCGAAATCTCAGCTATCTGCGTGACTCAGAAAAACGCGAAGAAGCCGTTGATGACCTGCTCTGGGTTCTGCTCAATTCGACAGAGTTTCGCACAAAACGCTAA
- a CDS encoding DUF1501 domain-containing protein, whose amino-acid sequence MQTDAILHLNLNRRGGLSRRNFLQSAALGIGGSSLLSQFRLHAEDLKKEGRSCILLWLAGAPSQMETWDPKPGTPNGGETKKIQTQSPGVEIAHYWPKIAAAMNEIAVIRAMTGKEAAHERGTYHLHTGHRMLGIEKFPHFGSVVARELGDPQSDIPNFVSIGQTLSSGFLGVQVAPFIIDRPGLLPDNVVNSTSNLRQRRRLALLSQQESEFAKAGATELVKEQSELYQKANLMMTSPRLKAFQFDDEPAVMQEAYGKSQTGQGLLVARRLVEAEVPFVEVRSTGWDMHSSVFSSMARRAPEVDQGLSQLLLDLKQRGLLEKTLVLCMGEFGRTPKINARGPAPGRDHWVRNFNLLMAGAGIKGGQVIGKTDENGQEIIEDPVQVDDLFQSMCKAMHMDADMELHTPVGRPVRLVDGGAVIKGLFG is encoded by the coding sequence ATGCAGACTGATGCGATCTTACATCTGAATCTTAATCGTCGTGGTGGATTGTCACGCAGAAATTTTCTGCAGTCAGCCGCATTGGGAATCGGCGGTTCATCGCTGCTCTCACAGTTTCGCCTGCATGCTGAGGACCTGAAAAAAGAGGGCCGCTCCTGCATTTTACTCTGGCTGGCAGGTGCTCCCAGCCAGATGGAAACCTGGGACCCCAAACCGGGCACACCCAACGGGGGAGAAACGAAAAAAATTCAGACGCAGTCACCCGGTGTCGAAATCGCACATTACTGGCCTAAAATCGCTGCGGCCATGAACGAGATTGCTGTCATCCGCGCCATGACCGGCAAAGAAGCCGCCCACGAGCGGGGCACCTACCATCTGCATACAGGGCATCGCATGCTGGGCATCGAAAAATTCCCGCACTTTGGTTCAGTCGTCGCCCGCGAACTGGGAGACCCGCAATCCGATATCCCGAACTTTGTCAGCATCGGTCAGACCCTGAGTTCCGGTTTTCTGGGAGTTCAGGTGGCCCCGTTTATTATCGATCGCCCCGGCCTGCTACCGGACAATGTGGTGAACAGTACTTCCAATTTGCGACAGCGCCGAAGGCTCGCTCTGCTCAGCCAGCAGGAGAGTGAATTCGCAAAGGCGGGCGCAACTGAACTCGTGAAAGAACAGAGCGAACTCTATCAGAAGGCTAACCTGATGATGACTTCGCCGCGGCTGAAAGCGTTTCAATTCGATGATGAGCCCGCTGTGATGCAGGAAGCCTATGGAAAATCTCAAACCGGACAGGGCCTGCTGGTCGCACGTCGGCTGGTCGAAGCAGAAGTCCCGTTTGTGGAAGTGCGCAGCACTGGCTGGGACATGCACAGCAGTGTATTCAGCAGTATGGCACGCCGCGCACCTGAAGTGGACCAGGGACTGTCTCAACTCCTGCTGGACCTCAAACAACGGGGGCTGCTGGAAAAAACGCTGGTGCTCTGCATGGGGGAATTCGGTCGGACCCCCAAGATCAACGCCCGCGGTCCTGCTCCGGGTCGTGATCACTGGGTCAGAAACTTCAACCTGCTGATGGCGGGTGCCGGCATCAAAGGCGGACAGGTCATCGGCAAAACTGATGAAAATGGGCAGGAAATCATCGAAGACCCGGTTCAGGTCGACGACCTGTTTCAATCCATGTGCAAAGCCATGCACATGGATGCTGATATGGAACTGCACACCCCCGTCGGCCGCCCTGTCAGGCTGGTTGACGGAGGTGCCGTCATCAAAGGACTCTTCGGTTAG
- a CDS encoding DUF1559 domain-containing protein: MLETQKKPNAVQRGFTLIELLVVIAIIAILIALLLPAVQQAREAARRSTCKNNMKQLGLAFHNYHETHSIFPPASVGPGAIGVFAFILPYMEQANLYNKWNFSLPQSDTANKAANSAPVIAYFCPSKPRSSLNSSTQAYGDYAVSSGTGHCNSGTHSNWKGMFNQNSNTRLRDVTDGASNVFSAGEKRTVESSLTSPQYRWGWHATRNTQKAHINQNVADLTPATGWDDNSANFGSDHVGGAHFVFTDGSVHFLSENMNFTVYQQLSDKADGNVVSFP; encoded by the coding sequence ATGCTCGAGACTCAAAAGAAACCGAACGCTGTTCAGAGAGGGTTCACTCTGATTGAACTGCTTGTGGTGATCGCGATCATTGCGATTCTGATCGCCTTGCTGCTGCCGGCTGTTCAACAGGCGCGGGAAGCAGCCCGCAGAAGTACCTGTAAAAACAACATGAAACAACTGGGGCTGGCATTTCATAATTACCATGAGACGCACTCAATTTTTCCTCCTGCCAGTGTGGGTCCTGGCGCGATTGGTGTATTTGCATTTATTCTTCCTTACATGGAACAGGCCAACCTGTACAACAAGTGGAATTTCAGCCTGCCTCAAAGTGATACTGCTAACAAAGCAGCGAACAGTGCACCGGTTATTGCTTACTTTTGTCCATCCAAACCACGTTCCAGTTTAAACAGCAGTACTCAGGCCTATGGCGACTATGCAGTGAGTTCCGGGACAGGGCACTGTAACTCAGGTACACACAGTAACTGGAAAGGGATGTTTAACCAGAACTCCAATACCCGTCTGCGTGATGTAACCGATGGTGCTTCCAACGTCTTTTCCGCTGGTGAAAAGCGAACTGTTGAGTCGTCACTGACGAGCCCTCAATATCGCTGGGGCTGGCATGCGACCCGGAATACCCAGAAAGCACATATCAATCAGAATGTGGCCGATCTCACACCTGCGACTGGCTGGGATGATAACTCAGCCAACTTCGGCAGTGATCACGTGGGGGGCGCCCATTTTGTGTTTACTGATGGTTCGGTTCACTTTCTGTCAGAGAACATGAATTTCACGGTGTATCAGCAGCTGAGTGATAAGGCTGATGGAAATGTCGTGAGTTTCCCCTGA
- a CDS encoding DUF6795 domain-containing protein → MKTKRALLNNVSKTVCSLLCMVLIAGCSGGGEPLPELTEVTGTVTLDGKPLENISVIFQPEAADQASSRGTTNAEGKFKLMYNQDASGAVSGKHKVRFAVMDADSTGLLPEKYTRTNSGETADVTKVGPNNFQFELKSR, encoded by the coding sequence ATGAAGACAAAACGCGCTCTGTTAAACAACGTTTCAAAAACAGTCTGTTCTCTTTTATGTATGGTTTTGATTGCCGGCTGTTCGGGGGGTGGGGAGCCGCTACCCGAATTGACGGAAGTCACCGGAACAGTCACTCTGGATGGTAAACCGCTTGAGAATATTTCGGTGATATTTCAACCGGAAGCAGCAGACCAGGCCTCTTCCCGGGGGACTACCAATGCGGAAGGAAAATTCAAGCTGATGTACAATCAGGATGCCTCTGGTGCCGTCTCTGGAAAGCATAAAGTACGCTTTGCTGTGATGGACGCCGATTCCACGGGATTACTGCCCGAGAAATACACCCGCACCAATTCGGGTGAAACCGCCGATGTTACCAAGGTTGGTCCCAACAATTTTCAGTTTGAATTGAAGTCCAGGTAA